In one window of Tenacibaculum mesophilum DNA:
- a CDS encoding ATP-grasp domain-containing protein: MKITELIKPNTFNNENHWYPKVLNATIHPMVNFFLNLDKERIIARYCHLHPKVNADKLREILSYECKYFLWGGADLINSTSADGDKNMVIIENNSCPSGQKSMPLLDDNKEDGVYRLLIERTFKPILEKKRKLVKDGRLAVFYDKNYMETSGYAAVIADVFKEDVFLVPYYSNKDNDHIKIENEIFYLKQEEEWIPLRGIFRYVTQKPWNRFPINSKTKILNPIITCLAGGRNKMVAAKAYDIYNTELEEYGMKINIPDTIWDVSKNEIPLWVKKMGGQAVIKIPYSNAGQGVFTIVNEQELEEFMKLEIEYERFIVQSLIGNYNWSSVSTKGKYYHVGTMPNAKGETFVSDIRMMISSTKDGIKPLCMYSRRALLPLENDLESSKDSWQMLGTNLSVKLGENEWTSDTNRLLIMDRRDYNKLGLGIDDLIETFIQTVLSTIAIDKMCISLINSNKKFKKKLFTSLNNDSTLLNELY, from the coding sequence ATGAAAATAACAGAACTTATAAAACCTAATACATTTAATAACGAGAACCATTGGTATCCTAAGGTGCTGAATGCTACAATTCATCCAATGGTAAACTTTTTTTTAAACCTTGATAAAGAACGAATTATTGCTAGGTATTGTCACTTACATCCAAAAGTAAATGCAGATAAACTTAGAGAAATTTTATCGTATGAATGTAAGTACTTTTTATGGGGAGGAGCAGATTTGATTAACTCAACATCGGCAGATGGAGATAAAAATATGGTTATTATAGAGAATAACTCATGCCCATCAGGTCAAAAATCAATGCCTTTGTTAGATGATAATAAAGAAGACGGAGTATATCGCTTGTTAATTGAAAGAACGTTTAAACCTATCTTAGAGAAAAAGCGAAAACTTGTTAAAGATGGTAGATTAGCGGTATTTTATGATAAAAATTATATGGAAACATCAGGTTATGCAGCTGTTATAGCTGATGTTTTTAAAGAAGATGTTTTTCTTGTACCTTATTATTCAAATAAAGATAACGATCATATAAAAATAGAAAATGAAATTTTTTATCTAAAACAAGAAGAAGAATGGATTCCGTTACGAGGTATTTTTAGATATGTAACTCAAAAACCATGGAATAGATTCCCAATTAATAGTAAAACAAAGATTTTAAACCCTATTATTACTTGTTTGGCTGGAGGAAGAAATAAAATGGTAGCTGCCAAAGCATATGATATTTACAACACAGAATTAGAAGAATATGGAATGAAAATAAATATTCCAGATACTATTTGGGATGTTAGCAAGAATGAAATTCCGTTGTGGGTAAAGAAAATGGGAGGACAAGCAGTTATAAAAATACCTTATAGTAATGCAGGACAAGGAGTTTTTACGATTGTTAACGAACAAGAACTAGAAGAGTTTATGAAGTTAGAAATCGAATATGAACGTTTTATTGTACAAAGTTTAATAGGTAACTATAATTGGAGTTCAGTAAGCACAAAAGGCAAATATTATCATGTTGGTACAATGCCAAATGCTAAAGGAGAAACGTTTGTATCAGACATTCGTATGATGATTAGTAGTACAAAAGATGGAATAAAACCATTGTGTATGTACTCGAGAAGAGCATTGCTACCGTTGGAAAACGACTTAGAAAGCAGTAAAGATTCTTGGCAAATGTTAGGAACTAACTTATCGGTTAAGTTAGGTGAAAATGAATGGACGTCAGACACTAATCGTTTGTTAATTATGGACAGAAGAGATTATAACAAACTAGGTTTAGGTATAGACGATTTAATAGAAACTTTTATACAAACTGTACTTTCTACCATTGCTATCGACAAAATGTGTATTAGTTTAATAAACTCGAATAAAAAGTTTAAAAAGAAACTATTTACTTCATTAAACAACGATAGTACGCTGTTAAACGAATTATATTAA
- a CDS encoding type IA DNA topoisomerase, producing MKVCIAEKPSVAREIANILGASTKRDGYFEGNGYAVTYTFGHLCTLLEPKDYKPHWKSWDLNNLPMLPERFETKVTNDSGIQKQFKIVKSLFEKADVVINCGDAGQEGELIQRWVINQANYKGKIQRLWISSLTEEAIKEGFENLKDNDDYNNLYYAGFSRAIGDWLLGLNATRLYTVKFGGYKQVLSIGRVQTPTLAMLVDRYKEIQNFKPEPYWELQTQYRETLFSCEEGRFLKKEEGQAFADKVKESDFEITSVTKKKGKEYAPKLFDLTGLQVYCNNKFGFSADETLKIVQKLYEMKVVTYPRVDTTFLPNDIYPKVPNILKGLKQYASLTQPLLGKKIRKSSKVFNDKKVTDHHAIIPTGVEINLQYNQQQVYDIIVKRFIAVFYPDSDISKTEVKGEADKVPFRTSGKEILTKGWRAVFEYGNDSKKTEEKDVLPTFEKGEKGPHEPSFLEKETKPPRNYTEASLLRAMETAGKQVDDDEMRELMKENGIGRPSTRASIIETLFRRKYIERQKKLIIPTQTGIDLIDLIDNELLKSAELTGLWEKRLKEIERGEYHAATFINQMKKMVDDLVYEVRSSSKTKRISYEAQKTQQKPKKTASKKKTVVGKECPKCKKGQLLKGSAAYGCSAYKNGCDFTLAFEFMDKKISENQLIRLLDKGCTTNLKGFKQEDKKVEGLVRFDDNFNLKFEPKKGDTTKEEITSSQTPRNDSEKITCPKCNKGTVLKGKSAYGCSEYKNGCGFVFTFENIKKMANGQPLTKELVCKILTSK from the coding sequence ATGAAAGTTTGTATCGCCGAAAAACCTAGTGTAGCCCGTGAGATTGCTAATATCTTAGGAGCCAGTACCAAACGAGATGGATATTTCGAAGGGAACGGCTATGCAGTTACGTATACATTTGGTCATTTATGCACACTTTTAGAGCCTAAAGACTACAAACCGCACTGGAAAAGCTGGGATTTAAATAACCTACCGATGCTTCCTGAGCGTTTTGAAACGAAAGTTACTAATGATAGTGGTATTCAGAAACAGTTCAAAATTGTTAAGTCTTTATTTGAAAAAGCCGATGTGGTTATCAACTGCGGGGATGCTGGACAAGAAGGAGAACTTATTCAGCGATGGGTTATCAATCAAGCAAACTATAAAGGTAAAATCCAACGGTTATGGATTTCTTCTCTAACGGAAGAAGCAATTAAAGAAGGATTTGAAAACCTAAAAGACAACGACGATTATAATAATTTATATTACGCGGGATTTTCTCGTGCTATTGGTGATTGGCTATTAGGTTTAAATGCTACTCGTTTGTACACTGTAAAATTTGGCGGTTACAAACAAGTGTTATCTATTGGTAGGGTACAAACTCCTACCCTAGCTATGTTGGTAGATCGTTATAAGGAAATTCAAAACTTTAAACCTGAACCTTATTGGGAGTTACAAACTCAATATCGTGAAACCTTATTTAGTTGTGAAGAAGGTCGTTTTCTTAAAAAAGAAGAAGGGCAAGCTTTCGCTGATAAAGTAAAAGAAAGTGATTTTGAAATAACCTCGGTTACTAAGAAAAAAGGAAAAGAATACGCACCTAAACTTTTTGACTTAACAGGTTTACAGGTATACTGCAACAACAAATTTGGGTTTTCAGCAGATGAAACCTTAAAAATTGTTCAGAAATTATACGAAATGAAAGTAGTTACATACCCTAGAGTGGATACTACTTTTTTACCGAATGATATTTATCCTAAGGTTCCAAATATTTTAAAAGGACTAAAACAATATGCTTCGTTAACACAACCTTTATTAGGAAAAAAAATACGTAAATCGAGTAAAGTTTTTAACGATAAGAAAGTTACCGATCACCATGCCATTATTCCTACAGGAGTAGAAATCAATCTGCAATACAACCAACAACAGGTATATGATATTATTGTAAAACGATTTATTGCCGTGTTTTATCCTGATAGCGATATTTCAAAAACTGAAGTTAAAGGTGAAGCTGATAAAGTGCCTTTTAGAACTTCAGGAAAAGAAATACTTACCAAAGGTTGGCGAGCTGTTTTTGAATATGGAAACGATTCTAAAAAAACAGAAGAGAAAGATGTGCTTCCAACTTTTGAAAAAGGAGAAAAAGGTCCGCACGAACCTTCTTTTTTAGAAAAAGAAACCAAACCACCTCGTAATTATACCGAAGCGAGCTTGTTACGTGCCATGGAAACTGCTGGTAAGCAAGTAGATGATGATGAAATGCGTGAATTGATGAAAGAAAATGGTATTGGACGACCATCTACACGTGCGAGTATTATTGAAACGTTATTTAGAAGAAAATATATTGAACGCCAAAAAAAGTTAATTATTCCTACCCAAACTGGTATCGATTTGATTGATTTAATTGATAACGAGCTTTTAAAATCTGCCGAATTAACAGGACTATGGGAAAAACGTCTGAAAGAAATTGAACGTGGTGAATACCATGCTGCTACGTTTATCAATCAGATGAAAAAAATGGTAGACGATTTGGTCTACGAAGTACGTTCGAGTTCTAAAACCAAGCGAATTTCTTACGAAGCTCAAAAAACACAACAAAAACCTAAAAAAACAGCTTCTAAAAAGAAAACAGTTGTTGGTAAAGAATGTCCAAAATGTAAAAAAGGACAATTATTAAAAGGAAGTGCTGCTTATGGCTGTTCTGCTTATAAAAATGGTTGTGATTTTACGTTGGCTTTTGAATTTATGGATAAAAAAATATCCGAAAACCAACTAATTCGTTTACTTGATAAAGGATGCACAACCAACTTAAAAGGGTTCAAACAGGAAGATAAAAAAGTAGAAGGTTTGGTTCGTTTTGATGATAACTTCAATTTAAAGTTTGAACCTAAAAAAGGAGATACTACAAAAGAAGAGATTACTTCGTCACAAACTCCTCGTAATGACAGTGAAAAAATAACCTGCCCTAAATGTAATAAAGGAACTGTTTTAAAAGGTAAGTCTGCCTATGGATGTTCTGAGTATAAAAATGGTTGTGGCTTTGTGTTTACTTTTGAAAACATCAAAAAAATGGCTAACGGACAACCGTTAACCAAAGAATTAGTATGTAAAATATTGACTTCTAAGTAA
- a CDS encoding DUF2911 domain-containing protein — protein sequence MKKILLSLFVVAISTSINAQLKTPAPSPSAKLEQSVGLTDVTVEYSRPSMKGRTIFGDLVPYGKVWRTGANQNTKVSFSDDVTIDGKILKKGTYALYTKPGKDSWEVIFYSDTNNWGTPKKWDDSKVAVSTTAKVEAMPMKIETFTMSIDDLTNDSAVLGILWENAYVGVKFNTPTDKAVEKSIAQVMGGPSANDYFSSAVYYLQEGKDINKAKNWINKAVDMTKDQPRFWYLRQQSLILAKAGDKKGAVKAAKASLAGAEKAGNADYVKMNKEFIAEMK from the coding sequence ATGAAAAAAATACTTTTAAGTTTATTTGTTGTTGCAATTTCAACAAGTATTAATGCGCAATTAAAAACCCCAGCACCTAGTCCTTCTGCTAAATTAGAGCAAAGTGTTGGTTTAACAGATGTAACAGTTGAGTACTCTAGACCTAGTATGAAAGGAAGAACTATTTTTGGAGATTTGGTTCCTTATGGAAAAGTTTGGAGAACAGGAGCTAATCAAAATACTAAAGTTAGTTTTAGCGATGATGTTACTATTGACGGTAAAATATTAAAAAAAGGCACATATGCTTTGTATACAAAACCAGGAAAAGATTCTTGGGAAGTAATTTTTTATTCTGATACTAATAACTGGGGAACTCCAAAAAAGTGGGATGACTCTAAAGTAGCTGTATCTACGACTGCAAAAGTTGAAGCTATGCCTATGAAAATTGAAACGTTTACAATGAGTATTGATGACTTAACAAACGATTCTGCCGTATTAGGTATTTTATGGGAAAATGCTTACGTTGGTGTAAAATTCAATACTCCTACTGATAAAGCGGTAGAAAAAAGCATTGCTCAAGTAATGGGAGGTCCTTCTGCTAACGATTATTTTTCTTCTGCTGTTTACTATTTACAAGAAGGAAAAGATATTAACAAAGCTAAAAATTGGATTAACAAAGCGGTTGACATGACTAAAGACCAACCTCGCTTTTGGTACTTACGTCAACAATCTTTAATCTTAGCTAAAGCTGGTGATAAAAAAGGTGCTGTTAAAGCAGCTAAAGCTTCATTAGCAGGTGCTGAAAAAGCTGGAAATGCTGATTATGTGAAAATGAACAAAGAGTTTATTGCTGAAATGAAGTAA
- a CDS encoding succinylglutamate desuccinylase/aspartoacylase family protein — protein sequence MGHQIEYITEFDVNQTPKNSIKNYWLKVTSNAMGIPTCIPVMVARGKEDGIVLGLTAAVHGNELNGISVIQRLFKDLDTENLKGTIVGIPVVNVPSFVRGTRVFSDGVDINRIMPGKDNGNTSEVYANRFLNLVVKKFDYLLDLHTASFGRVNSFYIRSDMNNKVTKKLALLQDAEIIVHTPPSDGTLRGAAEELGIPSITIEVGNPNSFQKKIIKSGVAGVHNVLAYLGITDDEYETSKRNTIVCKKSYWLYTQEGGLLTVHVDLRDIVEEGDHIATLRDVFGNRIKKYYAPERGVVVGKSVNPVNQSGGRIIHLGIIK from the coding sequence ATGGGACACCAGATTGAATATATTACCGAGTTTGATGTGAATCAAACACCTAAAAATTCTATTAAAAATTATTGGTTAAAGGTTACTTCTAACGCAATGGGAATTCCCACGTGTATTCCTGTCATGGTAGCTAGAGGAAAAGAAGATGGTATTGTATTGGGACTTACAGCTGCGGTTCATGGAAATGAATTAAACGGAATATCAGTTATTCAGCGATTATTTAAAGATTTAGATACAGAAAATTTAAAAGGAACAATTGTAGGAATTCCTGTGGTGAATGTACCTTCGTTTGTTCGAGGGACAAGAGTTTTTAGCGATGGGGTAGACATTAATAGAATAATGCCAGGAAAAGATAATGGAAATACCAGTGAAGTATATGCCAATCGTTTTTTGAATTTGGTAGTAAAGAAGTTTGATTATTTGTTAGACCTACATACAGCTAGTTTTGGTAGAGTGAATTCATTTTATATTAGAAGTGATATGAACAATAAAGTCACCAAAAAATTAGCCTTATTACAAGATGCTGAAATTATAGTACATACACCACCATCAGACGGTACTTTACGAGGAGCTGCAGAAGAGTTAGGAATCCCATCTATTACTATCGAAGTGGGTAACCCAAATAGTTTTCAAAAGAAAATAATTAAAAGTGGAGTAGCAGGAGTACATAATGTATTGGCATATTTAGGAATTACGGATGATGAATATGAAACCTCTAAAAGAAATACAATAGTTTGTAAAAAATCCTATTGGTTATACACACAAGAAGGAGGGTTGCTCACAGTACATGTAGATTTACGAGATATTGTAGAAGAAGGAGATCATATTGCTACACTACGAGATGTGTTTGGTAATAGAATTAAGAAATATTACGCTCCAGAAAGAGGTGTTGTAGTAGGAAAGAGTGTAAACCCCGTAAATCAATCAGGTGGACGTATTATTCATTTAGGGATTATAAAATAA
- a CDS encoding SIR2 family NAD-dependent protein deacylase: protein MKKRLVVLTGAGISAESGIKTFRDADGLWEGHDIYEVASPEGFRANPELVLDFYNQRRRQLLEVSPNKAHHNLVSLENNFEVDIITQNVDDLHERAGSSDVIHLHGELLKVRSTQNENLVYPWKKDIALGDVCEEKAQLRPHIVWFGEDVPLLEKAAEITLQADILVIIGTSMQVYPAASLVNYVPHNTPIYFIDPKPAVNKNAFNNLTIIEDVASSGTDKLITILNKAL, encoded by the coding sequence ATGAAAAAACGATTGGTTGTATTAACAGGTGCTGGTATTAGTGCTGAAAGCGGTATTAAAACTTTCAGGGATGCTGATGGTTTATGGGAAGGACATGATATTTATGAGGTGGCTTCACCTGAAGGGTTTCGTGCTAACCCTGAGTTAGTGTTAGATTTTTATAACCAGCGTAGAAGGCAACTTTTAGAAGTTTCTCCTAATAAAGCACATCATAATCTAGTTTCTTTAGAAAATAATTTTGAAGTTGATATTATTACGCAAAACGTAGATGATTTACACGAACGGGCAGGTAGTTCTGATGTGATTCACTTACACGGTGAACTATTAAAAGTACGTAGTACCCAAAATGAAAACTTAGTATATCCTTGGAAAAAGGATATTGCTTTAGGAGATGTTTGTGAAGAAAAAGCTCAATTACGCCCACATATTGTTTGGTTTGGTGAAGATGTTCCATTATTGGAAAAAGCTGCTGAAATTACTTTACAAGCTGATATTTTAGTAATTATAGGGACTTCTATGCAAGTATATCCTGCGGCTAGTTTGGTTAATTATGTACCGCATAACACACCAATTTATTTTATAGATCCTAAACCTGCTGTAAATAAAAACGCCTTCAATAACTTAACTATTATTGAAGACGTTGCTAGT
- a CDS encoding TrmH family RNA methyltransferase: MIDEELLAYLEGYITEKRKETFYKVLNERTRHFTVVLEDIYQPHNASAVVRSCDIFGVQDVYAIENKFTNKVSRHVAKGSQKWLDIHRYKEDGDNTKACLEDLRAKGYQIIGTTPHTDSCILPDFDVTKKSAFVFGAEKDGISDYIKQEADGFLKIPMVGFTESLNISVAAAITLQDVTTRLKRTDMHWQLSEEEKKVLYFKWIKNTIKNPEKLIEYYYKELT; encoded by the coding sequence ATGATTGATGAAGAATTATTAGCCTATTTAGAAGGCTACATTACTGAGAAAAGAAAAGAAACCTTTTATAAGGTTTTAAATGAACGCACACGTCATTTCACGGTAGTGTTAGAAGATATTTACCAACCACACAATGCCAGTGCGGTGGTGAGAAGTTGCGATATTTTTGGAGTACAAGATGTGTATGCAATTGAAAATAAGTTTACGAACAAGGTTTCAAGACATGTAGCAAAAGGAAGCCAGAAATGGTTAGACATCCACCGATATAAAGAAGATGGAGACAATACCAAAGCTTGTTTAGAAGATTTACGAGCAAAAGGATACCAAATTATAGGAACCACTCCACATACTGATTCGTGTATTTTACCCGATTTTGATGTGACAAAAAAATCTGCATTTGTTTTTGGAGCTGAAAAAGATGGGATTTCAGATTATATCAAACAAGAAGCGGATGGGTTTTTAAAAATACCAATGGTAGGTTTTACCGAGAGTTTAAACATATCAGTAGCAGCAGCTATTACTTTACAAGATGTAACTACACGTTTGAAAAGAACAGATATGCATTGGCAACTTTCAGAAGAAGAAAAGAAAGTATTGTACTTTAAATGGATAAAAAATACGATTAAAAATCCAGAGAAACTGATAGAGTACTATTATAAAGAACTTACTTAG